The Nocardia higoensis genome has a segment encoding these proteins:
- a CDS encoding acetyl/propionyl/methylcrotonyl-CoA carboxylase subunit alpha produces MPSHASARITKVLVANRGEIAVRVIRAAKDSGIASVAVYAEPDADAPFVKLADEAFALGGQTSAESYLVFDKILDAAAKSGADAIHPGYGFLSENADFAQAVLDAGLIWIGPSPQSIRDLGDKVTARHIAERAKAPMAAGTKDPVKNADEVVEFAKQYGVPVAIKAAFGGGGRGMKVAHTIEEIPELFESATREAIAAFGRGECFVEQYLDKARHVEAQVIADQHGNVVVAGTRDCSLQRRFQKLVEEAPAPFLSDEVRTKIHESAKRICREAGYYGAGTVEYLVQGETVSFLEVNTRLQVEHPVTEETAGIDLVRAQFRIANGEELEITEDPTPRGHSFEFRINGEDAGRGFLPAPGPVTVYREPTGPGVRVDSGVVQGSVIGGQFDSMLAKLIVTGENRTQALERARRALAEFQVEGLATVIPFHRAIVEDPAFIGDGEKFDVYTKWIENEWNNTIEPYTGAGAAADEDEDGPRQKVVVEVGGRRVEVSLPGNFSIGGGNGGGGGAIRKKPKPRKRGGGAAGAASGDAVTAPMQGTVVKVAVEEGQSVEAGDLIAVLEAMKMENPVNAHKAGVVTGLAVEAGAAITQGTVLAEIK; encoded by the coding sequence GTGCCCAGCCATGCCAGCGCGCGGATCACGAAGGTACTCGTAGCTAACCGAGGCGAGATCGCCGTACGCGTGATCCGGGCGGCGAAAGACTCCGGCATCGCCAGCGTCGCCGTGTACGCCGAGCCGGACGCCGACGCGCCCTTCGTGAAGCTCGCCGACGAAGCCTTCGCGCTGGGCGGCCAGACCTCGGCCGAGTCGTACCTCGTGTTCGACAAGATCCTCGACGCCGCGGCCAAGTCCGGTGCCGACGCGATCCACCCCGGCTACGGATTCCTGTCGGAGAACGCCGACTTCGCCCAGGCCGTGCTCGACGCGGGCTTGATCTGGATCGGCCCCTCGCCGCAGTCCATCCGCGACCTGGGCGACAAGGTCACCGCCCGCCACATCGCCGAGCGCGCCAAGGCGCCGATGGCCGCGGGCACCAAGGACCCGGTGAAGAACGCCGACGAGGTCGTGGAGTTCGCCAAGCAGTACGGCGTCCCGGTCGCCATCAAGGCGGCCTTCGGTGGTGGCGGCCGCGGCATGAAGGTCGCGCACACCATCGAGGAGATCCCCGAACTGTTCGAGTCGGCTACCCGCGAGGCGATCGCGGCCTTCGGTCGCGGCGAGTGCTTCGTCGAGCAGTACCTGGACAAGGCCCGCCACGTCGAGGCCCAGGTCATCGCCGACCAGCACGGCAATGTCGTGGTCGCGGGCACCCGCGACTGCTCGTTGCAGCGCCGCTTCCAGAAGCTCGTCGAGGAGGCGCCCGCGCCGTTCCTGTCCGACGAGGTCCGCACCAAGATCCACGAGTCCGCCAAGCGCATCTGCCGCGAGGCCGGCTACTACGGCGCGGGCACCGTGGAGTACCTGGTGCAGGGCGAGACCGTGTCCTTCCTCGAGGTGAACACCCGCCTGCAGGTCGAGCACCCGGTCACCGAGGAGACCGCGGGCATCGACCTGGTGCGCGCGCAGTTCCGCATCGCCAACGGCGAGGAACTGGAGATCACCGAGGATCCCACCCCGCGCGGCCACTCCTTCGAGTTCCGCATCAACGGTGAGGATGCCGGCCGCGGCTTCCTGCCCGCCCCCGGACCGGTCACGGTCTACCGCGAACCCACCGGCCCCGGCGTGCGTGTCGACTCCGGCGTCGTGCAGGGCAGCGTCATCGGCGGCCAGTTCGACTCGATGCTGGCCAAGCTGATCGTCACCGGCGAGAACCGCACCCAGGCGCTCGAGCGCGCCCGTCGCGCGCTGGCCGAGTTCCAGGTCGAGGGCCTGGCCACGGTCATCCCGTTCCACCGGGCGATCGTCGAGGATCCGGCCTTCATCGGTGACGGCGAGAAGTTCGACGTCTACACCAAGTGGATCGAGAACGAGTGGAACAACACCATCGAGCCCTACACCGGCGCCGGCGCCGCCGCTGACGAGGACGAGGACGGTCCGCGTCAGAAGGTGGTCGTCGAGGTCGGCGGCCGTCGGGTCGAGGTCTCGCTGCCGGGCAACTTCAGCATCGGCGGCGGCAACGGCGGTGGCGGCGGCGCGATCCGCAAGAAGCCCAAGCCGCGCAAGCGCGGCGGCGGTGCCGCAGGCGCGGCGTCCGGTGACGCCGTGACCGCCCCGATGCAGGGCACCGTCGTCAAGGTCGCCGTCGAGGAAGGCCAGTCCGTCGAGGCGGGCGACCTGATCGCGGTGCTCGAGGCCATGAAGATGGAGAACCCGGTCAACGCGCACAAGGCCGGCGTGGTCACCGGTCTGGCGGTGGAGGCGGGCGCCGCCATCACCCAGGGCACGGTGCTGGCCGAGATCAAGTGA
- a CDS encoding PH domain-containing protein, with the protein MGYPEDVLAPEEQLILHRHPHWKMLFWPVVTLIVGTALAGFGGGLAYRTTEGTLRTVLLIAVPVVWVLVVLWRVLAPVLAWKTTHFIVTDRRVLVREGVLTHTGIDIPMSRISSVQFRHGIFDRMLGTGTLIIGSSSEEPLEYDDIPDVQGVHSLLYHQVFEASIDR; encoded by the coding sequence ATGGGTTACCCGGAGGATGTGCTCGCGCCCGAAGAGCAGCTGATACTCCACCGCCATCCGCATTGGAAGATGCTGTTCTGGCCGGTCGTGACGCTCATCGTCGGCACCGCGCTGGCGGGTTTCGGCGGCGGGCTGGCCTACCGCACCACCGAGGGCACGCTGCGCACGGTGCTGCTGATCGCGGTGCCCGTGGTGTGGGTTCTGGTGGTGCTCTGGCGCGTGCTTGCCCCCGTCCTGGCCTGGAAGACGACGCATTTCATCGTCACCGACCGCCGGGTGCTGGTGCGCGAGGGCGTGCTGACCCACACCGGCATCGACATTCCGATGAGCCGCATCTCCAGCGTGCAGTTCCGGCACGGGATCTTCGACCGGATGCTGGGCACCGGCACCCTGATCATCGGTTCCTCCTCGGAGGAGCCGCTCGAATACGACGACATCCCCGACGTGCAGGGCGTGCACTCGCTGCTCTATCACCAGGTGTTCGAGGCTTCCATCGATCGTTGA
- a CDS encoding Maf family protein, with product MPTLILASASPARRHVLRRAGIDPVVRVSDVDEDAVAAALPAGTAPDTVVTELARAKALDVAAAADIGEYRDDCLIVGCDSMLLIDGVLQGKPHTLEVARARWSEMAGRSADLITGHCVLRLRAGEIVGEAVDCSTTTVHFAKPEPEELEAYLATGEPLQVAGAFTLDGMGGWFVDRIEGDPSSVIGIGLPLLRRLLRDVGAGVAQLWSDPPR from the coding sequence ATGCCCACGCTGATTCTCGCGTCCGCCTCACCCGCGCGCAGACACGTGCTGCGCCGGGCGGGCATCGATCCTGTCGTCCGGGTGTCCGACGTCGACGAGGACGCGGTGGCCGCGGCACTGCCCGCGGGCACCGCGCCCGACACGGTGGTGACCGAGCTGGCACGCGCCAAGGCCCTGGATGTCGCCGCCGCCGCCGATATCGGTGAGTACCGCGACGACTGCCTGATCGTCGGCTGCGATTCCATGCTCCTGATCGACGGCGTCCTGCAGGGCAAGCCGCACACCCTCGAGGTCGCACGAGCGCGCTGGTCCGAGATGGCCGGGCGCAGCGCCGATCTCATCACGGGGCACTGCGTGCTGCGGCTGCGGGCGGGCGAGATCGTCGGCGAGGCCGTCGACTGCAGCACCACCACGGTGCATTTCGCCAAGCCCGAACCCGAAGAACTCGAGGCCTACCTGGCCACCGGCGAACCGCTTCAGGTAGCGGGTGCGTTCACCCTCGACGGGATGGGGGGCTGGTTCGTCGACCGCATCGAGGGCGACCCGTCCAGCGTGATCGGCATCGGTCTACCACTGCTGCGCAGATTGCTTCGCGATGTCGGCGCCGGAGTTGCGCAGCTGTGGAGCGACCCGCCCCGTTGA
- a CDS encoding helix-turn-helix transcriptional regulator produces the protein MSDSWPRRRLLAILRGASEPLDAQELARITGQHVTTVRFHLDVLTKESLVRQFQQPPRGRGRPRIGYRAVQRTLGYQELAQVLADQLGPDPRSRSEAGLAAGRAWGAKLDADERRVETLSDAKDVTIGLLSELGFAPERDTASDDGEHVVIRMTGCPLRDLARTHSDVVCAVHRGLIEEVLDRSGERGAVKVRLNPFVEPELCLTRLEMARRPARNNGAPQGPEGGNQDGRGEPVLTHPSTGRVAPQLRNSGADIAKQSAQQW, from the coding sequence ATGTCCGATTCGTGGCCGCGGCGGCGACTGCTCGCGATCCTGCGCGGCGCGAGCGAGCCCCTCGATGCCCAGGAACTGGCCAGGATCACCGGACAGCACGTGACCACCGTGCGGTTCCACCTCGATGTGCTCACCAAGGAATCCCTGGTCCGCCAGTTCCAGCAACCCCCGCGCGGGCGCGGTCGCCCGCGGATCGGTTACCGCGCCGTGCAACGGACGCTGGGATATCAGGAATTGGCGCAGGTCCTCGCCGACCAGCTCGGCCCCGACCCGCGCTCCCGCTCGGAAGCGGGGCTGGCCGCGGGCCGGGCCTGGGGCGCCAAGCTCGACGCGGACGAACGTCGCGTCGAAACCTTGTCCGACGCCAAGGACGTCACCATCGGCCTGTTGTCGGAACTGGGTTTCGCCCCCGAGCGCGACACCGCCTCCGACGACGGCGAACACGTGGTGATCCGGATGACCGGCTGCCCGTTGCGCGATCTGGCACGCACCCATTCCGACGTGGTGTGCGCGGTGCACCGTGGCCTGATCGAGGAAGTGCTCGACCGCAGCGGCGAACGCGGCGCGGTGAAGGTGCGGCTGAATCCGTTCGTGGAGCCGGAACTGTGCCTGACCAGGCTGGAGATGGCCCGCAGGCCGGCGAGGAACAACGGCGCGCCCCAGGGGCCGGAGGGCGGAAACCAGGACGGCCGAGGCGAGCCCGTCCTCACCCATCCGTCAACGGGGCGGGTCGCTCCACAGCTGCGCAACTCCGGCGCCGACATCGCGAAGCAATCTGCGCAGCAGTGGTAG
- a CDS encoding biotin--[acetyl-CoA-carboxylase] ligase, translated as MQSPSPDTAQRRTPLDVGRLRAAVASAGLSFSRVDVVESTGSTNADLIARSREPGADGSVLLAEAQESGRGRHARAWASPPRAQIALSMLVRLPGVDPAVLGWLPLLTGIAVVDALRATAQVPADLKWPNDVLIGGRKVAGILAEVAEAGPAPAVVIGIGVNVTLGEAELPVPHAISLELAGAAELDRTELVASVLTEFDRRFTAWRDAGWATAGLVDAYRERCATIGTEVRAELPGGRALTGTATGIDDAGRLLVGGEAVSAGDVTHLRGQYRR; from the coding sequence GTGCAGAGCCCTTCACCGGATACCGCGCAGCGCAGGACGCCGTTGGATGTCGGCCGGTTACGCGCCGCCGTCGCCTCGGCCGGGCTGTCGTTCTCCCGGGTGGACGTCGTCGAGTCCACCGGGTCCACCAACGCCGATCTCATCGCCCGCTCCCGGGAGCCGGGCGCGGACGGTTCGGTCCTGCTCGCCGAGGCGCAGGAGTCCGGTCGCGGCAGGCACGCGCGGGCCTGGGCCAGTCCGCCGCGCGCGCAGATCGCCCTGTCGATGCTGGTGCGCCTGCCTGGGGTCGATCCCGCGGTGCTCGGCTGGCTGCCGTTGCTGACCGGGATCGCCGTCGTCGACGCCCTGCGCGCGACCGCGCAGGTGCCCGCCGACCTCAAGTGGCCCAACGACGTCCTCATCGGCGGCCGTAAGGTGGCGGGCATCCTGGCCGAGGTCGCCGAGGCCGGCCCCGCGCCCGCCGTGGTGATCGGCATCGGCGTCAACGTCACCCTCGGGGAAGCCGAACTTCCTGTGCCGCATGCCATCTCGCTCGAACTCGCCGGAGCCGCGGAACTGGATCGCACCGAGTTGGTGGCCTCCGTCCTCACCGAATTCGACCGGCGCTTCACCGCATGGCGCGACGCCGGCTGGGCCACCGCCGGGCTCGTCGACGCCTACCGCGAACGCTGCGCCACCATCGGTACCGAGGTGCGTGCCGAACTGCCCGGCGGCCGCGCGCTCACCGGAACAGCCACCGGCATCGACGATGCGGGACGTTTGCTGGTGGGCGGCGAGGCGGTCTCCGCAGGCGATGTCACCCACCTGCGCGGCCAGTATCGGCGCTGA
- a CDS encoding protein kinase domain-containing protein, with translation MKQEPPGASPGIPRLQAGEEVNAQFGHYRLERRLGSGGMGQVWAALDTRDGRRVALKLLPAELAADEGYRTRFEREALLAAALHDPHIPAIHGHGAVDGRLFIDMELVEGADLSARLAAYGPLDPPTALDILTQVASALDTAHAAGLIHRDVKPSNILVRPDGFAYLIDFGIARTHGQTSVTATGLTIGTWAYMAPERFNGHADARSDIYSLACVFFEALTGRRPYGDTEPAQQMHGHLMTDPPRAAASNPAVPPALDEILARGMAKQADLRPASAGEFVRAARAALGGRPARDSANPAAAPAPPPTRIDTAASTGGRPPTPTNALPEPASAGAADAPPVSMPTSGPSCPTAAPGRPDRGVHPGVPHYAEPVGEIGAARIPSPGSRLPAATPDPEAADPDAADAVAVRSPNPTKVLPVADPTGAAVAPSPVHPPAAPAGGQRWVPPPERRRADPVPAPPPAGLGRRRPADPVPAPPPASLRRPRPADPVPAPASGAPGTWSGRAAAPRQGDGRRPAPRSRQWAPRRGRRRGGVLRTLLWATVLILVAPCVFAVGCLAVLASDSSDGSAEQNTPPPVATAEEPAPGSAGVAPAGTPVRDGKFEFAVAGLDSGDRVGFQNANGSFLIVTLDVLNHSDETKWFLPFGQKLVLTDGAVVEHDATATAWQAVQHRLGHTFELPPGASGTAVLVFDVPDTGTAAHLELHDFVLSEGVSVALY, from the coding sequence GTGAAGCAGGAACCCCCGGGCGCGAGCCCGGGAATCCCCCGCCTTCAGGCGGGGGAGGAAGTCAATGCGCAGTTCGGTCACTACCGGCTGGAACGGCGGCTGGGCAGCGGCGGCATGGGCCAGGTCTGGGCGGCCCTCGACACCCGCGACGGCCGTCGCGTCGCGCTGAAACTGCTGCCCGCCGAACTCGCCGCCGACGAGGGATACCGCACGAGGTTCGAGCGGGAGGCTCTGCTCGCCGCCGCGCTGCATGACCCGCACATCCCCGCCATCCACGGCCACGGCGCGGTCGATGGACGGTTGTTCATCGACATGGAACTCGTCGAGGGCGCGGACCTGTCGGCGCGCCTGGCCGCGTACGGGCCACTCGACCCGCCCACCGCCCTGGACATCCTCACCCAGGTGGCCTCGGCCCTGGACACCGCGCACGCCGCGGGCCTGATCCACCGCGATGTCAAACCCTCGAACATCCTGGTCCGCCCCGACGGCTTCGCCTACCTGATCGATTTCGGCATCGCCCGCACCCACGGTCAGACCTCGGTCACCGCGACCGGCCTGACCATCGGCACCTGGGCCTACATGGCGCCGGAACGCTTCAACGGTCACGCCGACGCCCGCTCCGACATCTACTCGCTGGCCTGCGTCTTTTTCGAAGCCCTCACCGGCCGCCGGCCCTACGGCGACACCGAGCCCGCCCAGCAGATGCACGGCCACCTCATGACCGACCCGCCGCGCGCCGCCGCGTCGAACCCGGCCGTCCCGCCCGCCCTCGACGAGATCCTCGCCCGCGGCATGGCCAAGCAGGCCGACCTCCGGCCCGCGAGCGCCGGGGAATTCGTCCGCGCCGCCCGCGCGGCACTCGGCGGCCGCCCCGCGCGCGACTCCGCGAACCCGGCCGCCGCGCCCGCTCCACCACCCACCCGAATCGACACCGCCGCCTCGACCGGGGGACGACCACCGACTCCGACGAACGCACTGCCCGAACCGGCATCGGCAGGTGCCGCCGACGCGCCACCGGTCTCGATGCCGACTTCTGGGCCGTCCTGTCCGACGGCGGCACCGGGGCGGCCCGATCGGGGTGTCCACCCCGGCGTCCCGCACTACGCGGAGCCGGTCGGAGAGATCGGCGCGGCCCGGATCCCGTCCCCCGGCTCGCGGCTGCCCGCGGCGACGCCCGATCCCGAGGCGGCTGATCCCGACGCCGCGGACGCAGTCGCGGTGCGAAGTCCGAATCCGACCAAGGTGTTGCCCGTCGCCGACCCGACCGGCGCGGCCGTCGCCCCGTCGCCGGTTCACCCACCCGCGGCCCCGGCGGGCGGGCAGCGCTGGGTTCCGCCGCCGGAGCGTCGTCGCGCCGATCCGGTCCCCGCGCCGCCCCCGGCAGGTCTGGGGCGGCGGCGTCCCGCGGATCCCGTCCCCGCGCCGCCCCCGGCAAGCCTGCGGCGACCGCGTCCCGCCGATCCGGTGCCCGCCCCGGCGTCCGGTGCTCCCGGAACGTGGTCCGGCCGCGCCGCCGCCCCGCGGCAGGGGGATGGGCGGCGACCGGCCCCGCGATCGCGGCAGTGGGCCCCGCGCCGAGGTAGGCGCCGCGGTGGCGTCCTGCGCACCCTGCTGTGGGCGACGGTGCTGATCCTCGTCGCGCCGTGCGTCTTCGCGGTGGGCTGCCTGGCGGTGCTGGCGTCGGACTCCTCGGACGGTTCCGCCGAGCAGAACACACCGCCGCCCGTGGCCACAGCGGAGGAACCGGCTCCCGGCTCGGCCGGGGTGGCGCCCGCGGGTACTCCCGTCCGGGACGGAAAATTCGAGTTCGCCGTAGCGGGCCTCGACTCCGGCGATCGGGTGGGATTCCAGAACGCGAACGGTTCGTTCCTGATCGTCACGCTGGACGTCCTCAACCATTCCGACGAGACGAAGTGGTTCCTGCCGTTCGGGCAGAAACTGGTCCTCACCGACGGCGCCGTCGTCGAACACGACGCCACCGCGACGGCGTGGCAGGCCGTGCAGCACCGGCTCGGGCATACCTTCGAGCTGCCGCCGGGGGCGTCCGGGACCGCCGTGCTGGTGTTCGACGTGCCGGACACCGGCACGGCCGCGCACCTGGAACTGCACGATTTCGTGCTCTCCGAGGGCGTGTCGGTGGCGCTGTACTAG
- a CDS encoding sulfurtransferase, which translates to MPVAPDPYAPFGAYAHPRRLVTTEWLSANIGAAGLSIVESNEDALLYDIGHVPGAIKIDWRRDLEDPLMRDYIDGSRFTELMRAKGIGREDTVVIYGDRGNAQAAHTLWLFTLFGHEDVRLLDGGREAWISESRDTTFELPYPRPTSAYPAVRRDDGIARAFRDDVLSTLGTSPLLDVRSAREYSGELNHDPVHPADAALRGGHIPTAVNIDWTEAFGPDGRFRARAELDAVYGELSAAEDLVVYSRVGERSSLTWFVLTYLLGYRGVRNYDGSWTEWGNSVRLPIARGAEPGEAPARAGRRARAR; encoded by the coding sequence GTGCCCGTTGCCCCGGACCCCTACGCCCCCTTCGGCGCCTACGCACATCCTCGCCGTTTGGTGACCACGGAGTGGCTGTCGGCGAACATCGGCGCGGCGGGACTGTCGATCGTGGAGTCCAACGAGGACGCGCTGCTCTACGACATCGGCCACGTGCCAGGGGCGATCAAGATCGACTGGCGTCGTGATCTCGAGGACCCGTTGATGCGCGACTATATCGACGGTTCCCGGTTCACCGAGCTCATGCGAGCCAAGGGCATCGGCCGCGAGGACACCGTGGTGATCTACGGCGACCGCGGCAACGCCCAGGCCGCGCACACCCTGTGGCTGTTCACCCTGTTCGGGCACGAGGACGTCCGCTTGCTCGACGGCGGACGCGAGGCCTGGATCTCCGAGAGCCGCGACACCACCTTCGAGCTGCCCTATCCGCGCCCCACCAGCGCCTATCCGGCGGTGCGCCGCGACGACGGCATCGCGCGCGCCTTCCGTGACGACGTGCTGAGCACTCTCGGCACCTCTCCCCTGCTGGATGTGCGCTCGGCGCGCGAATACTCCGGCGAACTCAACCACGATCCGGTCCACCCGGCCGACGCCGCGCTGCGCGGCGGGCACATCCCGACCGCGGTCAACATCGATTGGACCGAGGCCTTCGGCCCGGACGGCCGGTTCCGCGCACGCGCCGAGCTCGACGCCGTCTACGGCGAGCTCAGCGCTGCCGAGGACCTCGTGGTCTACAGCCGCGTCGGCGAGCGGTCGAGCCTGACCTGGTTCGTGCTGACCTACCTGCTCGGCTACCGGGGCGTGCGCAACTACGACGGCTCCTGGACCGAATGGGGCAACTCGGTGCGGCTGCCCATCGCCCGGGGAGCGGAACCGGGTGAGGCGCCCGCGCGGGCAGGGCGGCGCGCACGGGCCCGCTGA
- a CDS encoding patatin family protein: protein MSSSPVADIIRGRKATGSRADGHRLFLVVEGGGSRGVYSSGMVQAMEELGLSGLFDAIYGTSAGAINGAWLLSGRAVPGMRSWSNPEIMNAVINPARILRGGAAFDVRYLVHRVYDGVEPMDFDAILEHATTLHPIATDGRTGNPVDLRPHITDKRSLMRALRASANLPILAGGPLMLGGVPYFDGGIAEPIPIRSAVRAGGTHFLVLRTRRTDEKREPNSRVHQLVGGNYLRFVAPGAYRAFLARPALEEAENRAFAELGDAVLQIHPPADAPRVDSTARDTDLLARALEIGRRAVYAVFGPQEARPRPDDQEPAV from the coding sequence GTGTCCAGCTCACCCGTGGCCGACATCATCCGCGGCCGAAAAGCGACAGGTTCCCGGGCCGACGGTCATCGCCTCTTCCTCGTCGTCGAGGGCGGCGGCAGCCGGGGAGTGTATTCCAGCGGCATGGTGCAGGCGATGGAGGAACTCGGCCTGTCCGGGTTGTTCGACGCGATCTACGGCACCTCGGCCGGAGCGATCAACGGCGCGTGGCTGCTGTCCGGGCGCGCGGTGCCCGGCATGCGATCGTGGTCGAATCCGGAGATCATGAATGCGGTCATCAACCCGGCGCGAATACTGCGCGGTGGGGCCGCTTTCGATGTCCGCTACCTGGTGCATCGGGTGTACGACGGGGTCGAGCCGATGGATTTCGACGCCATCCTCGAGCATGCGACCACTCTGCATCCCATCGCCACCGACGGACGCACCGGCAATCCGGTGGATCTGCGCCCGCACATCACCGACAAGCGCAGTCTGATGCGCGCGCTGCGGGCCAGCGCGAACCTGCCGATCCTGGCGGGCGGGCCGCTGATGCTCGGCGGTGTGCCCTACTTCGACGGCGGTATCGCCGAGCCGATCCCGATCCGCTCGGCCGTGCGCGCGGGCGGCACCCACTTCTTGGTGCTGCGCACCCGCCGCACCGACGAGAAGCGCGAGCCCAACTCGCGGGTACATCAGTTGGTGGGCGGCAATTATCTGCGGTTCGTCGCGCCGGGCGCCTATCGGGCCTTCCTGGCCCGGCCCGCTCTGGAGGAGGCGGAGAACCGCGCTTTCGCCGAACTCGGCGACGCGGTCCTGCAGATCCATCCGCCCGCCGACGCGCCCAGAGTGGACTCCACCGCCCGCGACACCGACCTCCTGGCCCGTGCTCTGGAGATCGGCCGCCGGGCCGTGTACGCGGTCTTCGGCCCGCAGGAGGCCCGGCCCCGGCCGGACGACCAGGAACCCGCCGTCTAG
- a CDS encoding acyl-CoA carboxylase subunit beta: MTSVQQQSASGSADSPDIHTTAGKLADLRNRLEEAKHPMGEAVVDKVHAKGKMTARERILALLDEGSFVELDALARHRSVNFGLENNRPLGDGVVTGYGTIDGRDVCIFSQDVTVFGGSLGEVYGEKIVKVMDLALKTGRPLVGINEGAGARIQEGVVSLGLYGEIFHRNIQASGVIPQISLIMGPAAGGHVYSPALTDFVVMVDQTSQMFVTGPDVIKTVTGEEVTMEELGGAHTHMVKSGVAHYVASGEQDALDYVKDLLSYLPSNNQAEAPRFPATDPIEGAIEDSLTAEDIELDTLIPDSPNQPYDMHEVIRRLLDDDEFLEVQAERAMNIIVGFGRIDGRSVGIVANQPTQFAGCLDIDASEKAARFVRTCDAFNVPIITLVDVPGFLPGTGQEYNGIIRRGAKLLYAYGEATVGKITIITRKAYGGAYDVMGSKHMGADVNLAWPTAQIAVMGASGAVGFVYRKQLQQAAKDGSDVDALRLELQNEYEDTLVNPYVAAERGYVDAVIPPSHTRGQIVSALRLLERKMVSLPPKKHGNIPL; the protein is encoded by the coding sequence ATGACGAGTGTCCAGCAGCAGTCCGCCTCTGGTTCGGCGGACTCCCCCGATATCCACACCACCGCCGGGAAGCTGGCTGACCTGCGGAATCGGCTGGAAGAGGCCAAACACCCGATGGGTGAGGCCGTGGTCGACAAGGTGCACGCCAAGGGCAAGATGACCGCCCGCGAGCGCATCCTCGCGCTGCTCGACGAGGGTTCCTTCGTCGAGCTCGACGCGCTGGCCCGGCACCGCAGCGTCAACTTCGGCCTGGAGAACAACCGGCCGCTCGGCGACGGCGTCGTGACCGGCTACGGCACCATCGACGGCCGCGACGTCTGCATCTTCAGCCAGGACGTCACCGTCTTCGGCGGCAGCCTCGGCGAGGTCTACGGCGAGAAGATCGTCAAGGTGATGGACCTGGCGCTCAAGACCGGTCGTCCGCTGGTCGGCATCAACGAGGGCGCGGGCGCTCGCATCCAGGAGGGCGTGGTCTCCCTCGGCCTCTACGGCGAGATCTTCCACCGCAACATCCAGGCCTCCGGCGTGATCCCGCAGATCTCGCTGATCATGGGCCCGGCCGCCGGTGGTCACGTCTACTCGCCCGCGCTGACCGACTTCGTGGTGATGGTGGACCAGACCAGCCAGATGTTCGTCACCGGCCCGGACGTCATCAAGACGGTCACCGGCGAGGAAGTCACCATGGAGGAGCTGGGCGGCGCGCACACCCACATGGTGAAGTCGGGCGTGGCGCACTACGTCGCCTCCGGTGAGCAGGACGCGCTGGACTACGTCAAGGACCTGCTGTCCTACCTGCCGAGCAACAACCAGGCCGAGGCGCCGCGTTTCCCGGCGACGGACCCGATCGAGGGTGCCATCGAGGACTCGCTCACCGCCGAGGACATCGAGCTGGACACGCTCATCCCGGATTCGCCGAACCAGCCCTACGACATGCACGAGGTCATCCGTCGCCTGCTCGACGACGACGAATTCCTCGAGGTGCAGGCCGAGCGCGCGATGAACATCATCGTCGGCTTCGGCCGCATCGACGGCCGCAGCGTGGGCATCGTGGCCAACCAGCCGACCCAGTTCGCCGGCTGCCTGGACATCGACGCCTCGGAGAAGGCCGCACGGTTCGTGCGCACCTGCGACGCGTTCAACGTCCCGATCATCACCCTGGTCGATGTTCCCGGCTTCCTGCCCGGTACCGGCCAGGAGTACAACGGCATCATCCGGCGCGGCGCGAAGCTGCTCTACGCCTACGGTGAGGCCACTGTGGGCAAGATCACCATCATCACCCGCAAGGCCTACGGCGGCGCCTACGACGTCATGGGTTCCAAGCACATGGGCGCCGATGTGAACCTGGCCTGGCCGACCGCGCAGATCGCCGTGATGGGCGCTTCCGGCGCCGTCGGATTCGTCTACCGCAAGCAGTTGCAGCAGGCCGCGAAGGACGGCAGCGACGTCGATGCGCTGCGGCTCGAGCTCCAGAACGAGTACGAGGACACTCTGGTGAACCCGTACGTCGCGGCCGAGCGCGGATACGTCGACGCGGTCATCCCGCCGTCGCACACCCGCGGTCAGATCGTCTCGGCGCTGCGGCTGCTCGAGCGCAAGATGGTCAGCCTGCCGCCGAAGAAACACGGCAACATCCCGCTCTGA
- a CDS encoding acyl-CoA carboxylase subunit epsilon: MTTVAEEDVLTAAELDLAVEPLAEETEAAVDAVATPEPSAAPFLQILRGSPSDAEIAALVCVFAAAAGGSGDADSGKPRELWGRPTQMHRGASPFSPYSFPALSRLR; encoded by the coding sequence GTGACGACCGTGGCAGAAGAAGATGTGTTGACCGCCGCCGAGCTGGATCTGGCTGTGGAACCCCTCGCCGAGGAGACAGAAGCCGCCGTGGACGCGGTCGCGACCCCCGAGCCGAGCGCGGCGCCGTTCCTGCAGATTCTGCGCGGCTCGCCCAGCGACGCCGAGATCGCCGCCCTGGTGTGCGTGTTCGCGGCCGCGGCGGGTGGGTCCGGGGACGCCGATTCCGGCAAGCCACGGGAACTGTGGGGCAGGCCGACGCAGATGCATCGCGGCGCTTCCCCGTTCTCGCCGTATTCCTTCCCGGCGCTCTCGCGGCTGCGCTGA